From a single Stomoxys calcitrans chromosome 4, idStoCalc2.1, whole genome shotgun sequence genomic region:
- the LOC106082433 gene encoding mitochondrial amidoxime reducing component 2: MGYRLAVGFIATIGLATISVSYVVYRRRQKSRGKKLSNNPKWKQVGTVKEISMYPLQSGTPLIIPNAKCDSFGISIRGLRDRCLVLLNAQDEAAFSGTYPSMLAISTEIEDECSLVVRAPGKEPLSLNLSRIAEGKPIKEKQRNGFTMRLIECDEIHHEWFSIVILQRTRGLKLFIVLEPNIQPDIWGDDKSDFNPIMVMNNKSVSDLNQRLVLTPKVHHLQFRGNLLLECNDNVKPYDEDNWSWLKIGDTAKACVLQYRGPCLRCISPNVDIKTCKHSPHFEPLKTLKSYRLVHNSKEPTMGAYYNINREGFIKHNDPVYAIVASK, encoded by the exons ATGGGTTATCGATTAGCAGTTGGTTTTATAGCTACGATTGGCTTAGCGACCATATCAGTTTCATATGTGGTATACAGAAGACGGCAGAAAAGTCGtggaaaaaaactttcaaataaCCCAAAATGGAAGCAAGTTGGCACGGTGAAGGAAATATCAATGTACCCCCTACAATCTGGGACACCCCTCATTATACCAAATGCAAAGTGTGATTCCTTCGGAATAAGTATTCGTGGGCTTAGAGATCGTTGTCTCGTCTTGCTTAATGCGCAAGATGAAGCTGCCTTTTCAGGCACATATCCATCAATGCTAGCAATTAGTACGGAAATCGAAGATGAATGTTCCCTTGTGGTGCGGGCTCCAGGCAAGGAACCATTGTCTTTAAATCTGTCGCGGATAGCTGAAGGAAAGCCCATTAAAGAGAAGCAGCGCAATGGTTTCACAATGCGTTTGATCGAGTGTGACGAAATTCATCATGAATGGTTCTCCATCGTAATATTGCAACGCACTAGAGGTTTGAAACTTTTTATCGTTTTGGAACCCAATATACAGCCTGATATTTGGGGAGATGACAAGAGT GATTTCAATCCCATTATGGTAATGAACAATAAATCGGTGAGTGATTTAAACCAGCGCTTAGTGCTTACACCCAAGGTGCATCATTTGCAATTTCGAGGCAATCTTTTGTTGGAGTGCAACGATAATGTAAAACCATACGACGAAGACAACTGGTCTTGGTTGAAAATTGGCGATACTGCAAAGGCGTGCGTTTTGCAGTACAGAGGACCCTGCCTACGATGTATCTCGCCCAATGTAGACATTAAGACGTGTAAACACAGCCCACACTTTGAACCATTAAAAACTCTCAAAAG TTACAGATTGGTGCACAACTCGAAAGAACCCACAATGGGCGCCTACTATAATATAAACAGAGAAGGTTTCATAAAGCACAATGATCCAGTATATGCAATAGTTGCAAGTAAATAA
- the LOC131997098 gene encoding uncharacterized protein LOC131997098, translating into MEKAIRDRFANSVNDLVDFDSTFAAARSEDNVHSLEALRVELDSLWNNVKKSYLECRDHVAAEGETPMDRNKLRSHYKDARESYMRVIGSLNADINAFKEQAIQEKAERESIQQHHTMLHKGTETQASSQDPARDVARPSTSATALTTIIQSTPDTRQSNITTLTLRDKQISERHPRETLLFTAVVQIESRGQLFDARAIIDSGSQSTFITDKLKNKLSLPTKRNLVHVTGLSQMVAETSNKACLFTLRSSLDPRFELEVWAPVLKALPSNLPPQNLDLAQLRDVANLDLADPKFYISQPVDLLIGMDIGPLIFDIGSPMKSVGTLLAQNTVFGWIVGGPIAQGTTGGNRVSLHNTISIEKILTRFWEVEETPKKILRSEEDMVCEQNFKTTTRRNQNGRYVVTLPFKNCEELGSSRNIALAQFYRMERKLQATPEIKEQYDKTILEYLELGHMRRLSAEEVTKTPNYYLPHHAVIKPDRLTTKLRVVFNASSPSSNKRSLNDNLFAGPILQQDLVLQILKWRFFKYVFNADVTKMYRQILLDPNQTQFQRILFRKSPKDQVEDFELLTVTFGVNCAPFLAIRTLLQLAEDVADTYPLASKIIQENLYVDDVLVGAHTIEEAIRSRKELISAFDSAGFQLMKWTANDHKVIQDLPADQLLPVNWLELSEDSSTKTLGIRWNISGDYFTFTPPSLEVRPTYTKREVLSSIAKLFDPCGWLAPVIVIAKLVMQQVWLDKIDWDDTLKAIALINWQTFVKNCGEIESVKVPRWIQFVPSCQVEVHGFCDASESAYGAALYIRVEHEDHKTETYLLAAKTRVAPIKKISLPRLELCGAVLLSKLASSIIAKLQISNFTTYYWTDSTIVLAWLKKPPCAWSTFVGNRVSEILENVGVENWLHIDSESNPADVASRGCSPSDLKGHHLWWHGPLWLKLPKDRWPTYEVFSDTSLEAKAVKVFATTTFEDPLERFSSLSRAYRVLCYVLRFWRNTSAGRSHLRISSGKITAEEIQDVKQRLLVMTQKQYFASEYHNLEQKTKLSPSSSLLSLNPFLDSKGVMRSNGRLVQSPALSYNERHPILLPYDARMTQLLVEFAHKITLHGGNQLMTRLLRSEFWIFRLKPLVKKVIHNCKTCILYKKHLQSQIMASLPPERTSLSRPFTNTGVDFAGPFNIKNYSGRACLITKGGCPACIYSDNGKNFVGASELLKKDRLEFLKTLQNQTLQQNVYQNLVWKFIPPGAPHMGGLWEAGVKSFKSHLRKFIPKMNFTFEELSTILTRIEACLNSRPLSPANDDPNDFSPLTPGHFLIGTPLLTPAEPDVSDQDVSFANRWKRLKIVSQYFCQRWKSEYLKELHRRSKWKYQQENLAKDDLVVIRDDRFPPTEWTMGRIERAYHGTDQNIRVVDVRTSNGIVTRPITKIVKLFSA; encoded by the exons atggagAAAGCTATACGTGATAGATTTGCAAATAGCGTCAATGACTTGGTGGATTTCGACAGCACATTCGCCGCAGCGAGATCCGAGGATAATGTTCATAGCCTGGAGGCTCTAAGAGTGGAGCTGGATTCGCTTTGGAACAACGTTAAAAAATCATACTTAGAATGCCGCGATCATGTTGCAGCGGAGGGCGAAACACCCATGGATAGAAACAAGCTTCGATCTCATTACAAAGACGCTAGGGAAAGCTATATGCGAGTCATAGGTTCATTGAACGCGGATATTAATGCATTTAAAGAACAGGCGATCCAGGAGAAGGCAGAAAGAGAGTCGATACAGCAA CATCACACAATGCTACACAAGGGAACGGAAACCCAAGCTAGTAGCCAAGACCCAGCCAGAGATGTAGCGCGACCCAGTACTAGTGCTACCGCTCTTACGACAATTATACAGTCCACTCCTGACACAAGACAAAGTAACATCACCACCCTGACCCTTCGGGATAAGCAAATTAGTGAGCGTCATCCTAGGGAAACTTTGCTATTTACTGCCGTAGTGCAGATAGAATCTAGAGGACAACTATTCGATGCCAGAGCTATTATTGACTCTGGATCGCAGTCCACCTTTATAACAGATAAACTCAAGAACAAATTGAGTCTTCCAACTAAGCGAAACTTGGTACACGTCACGGGGCTTAGCCAGATGGTAGCCGAAACTTCGAACAAAGCTTGTCTCTTTACTTTGCGTTCAAGCTTAGACCCTCGATTTGAGTTGGAGGTTTGGGCGCCTGTCTTGAAGGCCCTTCCTTCTAATTTACCACCACAAAACTTAGACCTAGCACAACTTCGGGATGTTGCCAACCTTGATTTGGCAGATCCAAAATTCTATATTAGCCAACCGGTTGACCTTCTAATAGGAATGGACATAGGACCCCTTATTTTTGACATTGGATCTCCTATGAAATCAGTCGGCACACTTTTGGCACagaacacagtttttggatggaTCGTTGGTGGACCCATAGCACAAGGAACTACAGGGGGTAACCGAGTTTCTCTGCACAACACAATATCGATAGAGAAAATACTTACacgtttttgggaggtggaggaGACCCCCAAAAAGATTTTGAGGTCTGAAGAGGACATGGTTTGTGAACAAAACTTTAAGACAACCACTCGCCGAAACCAAAATGGAAGATACGTTGTGACCCTACCGTTTAAAAATTGCGAAGAACTAGGAAGTTCTAGAAACATCGCTTTAGCACAATTTTATCGAATGGAAAGGAAGCTGCAGGCAACGCCTGAAATAAAGGAACAATATGATAAAACTATTCTGGAATATCTGGAACTTGGACACATGAGGAGATTATCGGCCGAGGAGGTAACTAAGACTCCCAATTACTATTTGCCGCATCATGCTGTCATCAAGCCAGATCGACTCACAACGAAACTTAGAGTGGTTTTCAATGCGTCAAGTCCTTCTTCGAACAAAAGAAGCCTCAACGACAACCTGTTTGCTGGACCCATTCTTCAACAAGACCTTGTGTTACAAATTTTGAAGTGGAGATTCTTCAAATACGTATTCAATGCGGACGTAACGAAGATGTACCGGCAAATTCTCCTAGACCCTAATCAGACACAATTCCAAAGAATACTTTTTAGAAAATCTCCAAAGGACCAAGTCGAGGATTTTGAGCTCTTGACAGTCACGTTTGGAGTAAATTGCGCACCATTCCTTGCAATCCGAACACTTCTTCAACTTGCGGAAGACGTGGCGGACACATACCCCTTAGCATCAAAGATCATTCAAGAGAATCTGTATGTTGATGATGTTCTGGTCGGGGCTCACACAATTGAAGAAGCCATCCGATCTCGTAAAGAGTTAATCTCAGCCTTTGACTCGGCTGGATTTCAACTCATGAAATGGACAGCAAATGATCACAAAGTCATTCAAGACTTACCTGCCGATCAATTGCTGCCAGTAAATTGGCTTGAGCTCTCGGAGGACTCTTCAACCAAAACCCTTGGTATTCGGTGGAATATTTCTGGGGATTATTTCACATTCACACCACCATCATTAGAAGTCAGACCAACGTACACAAAAAGAGAGGTCTTATCATCCATTGCCAAATTGTTTGACCCTTGTGGTTGGTTGGCCCCAGTTATTGTAATCGCCAAGCTAGTCATGCAGCAAGTATGGCTTGACAAAATAGACTGGGATGACACGCTCAAAGCAATAGCATTAATAAACTGGCAAACCTTTGTAAAAAACTGTGGGGAAATTGAATCAGTAAAAGTTCCAAGATGGATTCAGTTTGTGCCTTCGTGTCAAGTTGAAGTTCACGGGTTTTGTGATGCGTCTGAGAGTGCGTACGGAGCAGCTCTTTACATAAGAGTGGAACATGAAGACCACAAGACagaaacatatttgctcgctgcTAAGACTCgtgtagcccccataaagaaaaTCTCGCTACCAAGGCTTGAGTTATGCGGGgctgttttattatcaaagctTGCGTCGTCAATTATAGCTAAGCTTCAAATTTCTAACTTCACAACTTACTACTGGACTGACTCAACAATTGTTCTAGCATGGCTCAAGAAACCACCTTGTGCTTGGAGCACATTTGTGGGAAATCGCGTCTCGGAGATATTGGAAAACGTCGGGGTTGAAAATTGGCTGCATATTGACTCCGAAAGTAACCCTGCGGATGTTGCCAGTCGAGGGTGCTCACCATCTGACTTGAAAGGTCATCATTTGTGGTGGCACGGACCCCTATGGTTAAAACTTCCGAAAGACAGGTGGCCAACGTACGAAGTTTTTAGTGACACGAGTTTAGAAGCGAAAGCAGTTAAAGTTTTTGCTACTACAACCTTTGAAGACCCTCTCGAAAGATTCTCTTCTTTGTCTCGAGCATATCGAGTTTTGTGTTATGTTTTAAGATTTTGGCGAAACACTAGCGCAGGTCGATCGCATCTTAGAATCTCGTCTGGGAAGATTACCGCTGAAGAAATACAAGACGTAAAGCAACGACTCTTAGTTATGACTCAGAAACAGTACTTTGCTTCCGAATACCACAATTTAGAACAGAAAACTAAATTGTCGCCCAGCAGTAGCCTTTTGTCATTGAACCCATTTTTAGACTCGAAAGGGGTTATGCGGTCCAATGGGCGTCTAGTCCAATCACCGGCACTGTCATACAATGAAAGGCATCCCATTCTCTTGCCATATGATGCAAGAATGACTCAACTTCTTGTCGAGTTTGCACACAAAATAACACTTCATGGAGGCAACCAGCTCATGACACGATTATTGCGATCAGAATTTTGGATATTTCGGTTAAAACCCCTTGTTAAGAAAGTTATACACAACTGCAAGACctgtattttgtataaaaagcaCTTGCAATCACAAATAATGGCGTCCCTTCCACCTGAGCGCACTTCACTCTCGAGACCCTTTACCAATACCGGGGTTGACTTTGCAGGACCCTTTAATATTAAAAACTATTCAGGTCGTGCTTGTCTGATTACCAAAGG AGGTTGTCCGGCCTGTATCTACTCCGATAATGGGAAAAACTTTGTGGGCGCCTCTGAATTACTTAAAAAGGATCGTCTAGAGTTCTTAAAGACTCTACAAAACCAAACGCTGCAGCAGAATGTTTATCAAAATCTAGTTTGGAAATTTATTCCTCCTGGTGCCCCTCACATGGGCGGCCTGTGGGAAGCGGGTGTCAAGTCTTTTAAATCCCACTTGCGCAAGTTTATTCCGAAAATGAACTTTACGTTCGAGGAATTGTCCACAATTTTGACTCGAATAGAGGCTTGCTTAAATTCCAGACCGCTGAGTCCAGCCAACGACGACCCCAATGACTTCTCGCCTTTGACTCCAGGCCACTTTCTTATTGGTACACCACTTCTGACCCCAGCGGAGCCTGATGTTTCAGATCAGGATGTCTCTTTTGCTAATAGGTGGAAAAGACTCAAAATAGTATCTCAATACTTTTGCCAACGATGGAAGTCGGAGTATTTGAAAGAATTGCACCGCAGATCCAAATGGAAATATCAGCAGGAAAATCTCGCAAAGGATGATTTAGTTGTAATCAGAGACGATAGGTTCCCTCCTACGGAATGGACAATGGGTCGCATTGAAAGGGCCTATCATGGTACAGATCAAAATATAAGAGTAGTAGATGTTAGAACGTCAAACGGAATAGTCACTAGACCCATTACTAAAATTGTCAAATTGTTTTCCGCATGA
- the LOC131996696 gene encoding uncharacterized protein LOC131996696, giving the protein MAAYLPRGDWQEEEERPRENNRGARHNERRDGNRQERGHPGADRDLQRGRGRPSIWQYSCGLCQDDHALNSCQRFRDKTPYQRYETVERRGYCRNCLARSHLAPDCTSLTGCRRCHDRHHTLLHGAPQLEEAPLNIDVPVTPPRFLWDIVFVPTAIIRITGEDVDSWASVRVLVSQSSIMSRIAYATFRRLGLRTFLYQGKRFASFKIMSRQPTSTWALKVNALITDELPRQPYSDPLLHDPTRDLTDSSLADPDPRSNVPIDLELGADTYSAIHREGRIFTGLGDVNAYRTVLGYIISGPIRNLNQ; this is encoded by the coding sequence ATGGCGGCCTACTTACCCCGTGGAGATTGGCAAGAGGAGGAGGAAAGACCTCGCGAAAACAATCGTGGCGCACGACACAATGAAAGACGTGATGGCAATCGCCAGGAAAGAGGACATCCTGGAGCGGACCGGGACTTGCAACGTGGGCGTGGTCGTCCAAGTATATGGCAGTATTCATGTGGTCTTTGCCAAGAtgaccacgctcttaactcaTGCCAGCGCTTTCGAGACAAAACCCCGTACCAACGGTACGAAACAGTGGAAAGGAGAGGCTATTGTAGAAATTGCCTGGCAAGAAGTCACCTAGCGCCAGACTGTACAAGCCTCACAGGGTGCCGccgttgtcatgatcgtcatcaCACCCTACTCCATGGGGCCCCTCAACTCGAAGAGGCACCCCTCAATATAGACGTGCCTGTGACACCGCCCCGCTTCTTATGGGACATTGTTTTTGTGCCGACGGCCATTATACGCATAACCGGTGAAGACGTCGACAGTTGGGCTTCTGTGCGAGTCCTGGTAAGCCAGTCCTCTATAATGTCCAGAATCGCGTATGCGACGTTCCGCCGGCTTGGTCTTCGAACGTTTTTGTACCAAGGTAAACGATTTGCTAGCTTTAAAATTATGTCTCGCCAACCCACTAGCACTTGGGCGTTAAAGGTCAACGCGCTCATCACGGACGAGCTGCCAAGACAACCCTATTCCGACCCTCTTCTTCACGACCCGACCCGTGATTTAACTGATAgctcactagctgacccggacccgAGAAGCAATGTTCCTATCGATCTAGAGCTTGGTGCAGATACATACTCTGCAATACATAGAGAAGGTCGCATATTTACCGGACTTGGTGACGTCAACGCCTATAGGACGGTACTGGGATACATCATATCCGGCCCTATTCGGAATCTAAATCAATAA